In the Rutidosis leptorrhynchoides isolate AG116_Rl617_1_P2 unplaced genomic scaffold, CSIRO_AGI_Rlap_v1 contig296, whole genome shotgun sequence genome, one interval contains:
- the LOC139882647 gene encoding uncharacterized protein, protein MAVDRWILENKHLDQATLVQRPETRVPMAQSWLPPPVGMLKLNIDATFSYGSSNSFAVVVRDFRGLIVHVETGLTGAVEDALHAEAVAAWRAISWARSMQLSSVILESDCQVLINDLSMKSDSLTSAGLLLDAIKSISVCFSSCSFSFVKRGGNKVADAMAKFQATSLAPFQCFTFSELPADVAVLVQSDVMVE, encoded by the coding sequence ATGGCAGTTGATCGCTGGATTCTGGAGAACAAGCACTTGGATCAAGCTACACTTGTTCAGAGACCAGAAACTAGGGTACCTATGGCTCAGTCCTGGCTGCCTCCTCCTGTTGGTATGCTGAAGCTGAATATTGACGCTACCTTTTCATATGGATCATCAAATAGCTTTGCAGTAGTGGTGCGGGACTTCAGGGGACTGATTGTGCATGTGGAAACTGGACTTACAGGAGCTGTAGAGGACGCTTTGCATGCTGAAGCAGTTGCTGCCTGGCGTGCAATTTCCTGGGCGCGAAGTATGCAACTCTCCTCGGTCATTCTGGAAAGTGATTGTCAAGTCCTTATTAATGATCTCAGCATGAAGTCTGATAGTTTAACTAGTGCTGGTTTGCTTCTTGATGCCATTAAATCCATTTCAGTATGTTTTAGTTCGTGTTCGTTTTCCTTTGTAAAGCGGGGAGGGAATAAAGTAGCCGATGCCATGGCTAAATTTCAAGCCACCTCCCTGGCTCCTTTTCAATGTTTTACTTTCTCGGAATTACCGGCTGATGTAGCTGTACTTGTCCAATCGGACGTTATGGTTGAATGA